One stretch of Sardina pilchardus chromosome 17, fSarPil1.1, whole genome shotgun sequence DNA includes these proteins:
- the LOC134062488 gene encoding plexin-C1-like has product MNATCLAVILVVCKYALCKESHVFDGDVVNFAVGVDTLFVLTDTQLHQMRLDLNLETRKEISNATISNKLEVLVPFVYNGTLITCGSYDCGYCEILDINNISKTIHKETIGFGAYPSIAVIIGHGDDKYLLVGKNVDKSKYDFSDSVTLRNTRDGQIGGIFSKTDVHGTPFASIQHISETEVEFVDCFQHIASSQVCLFLNERRGSNSTVKLLSLDSNFTKNGEYTKEDIFTTLQGAVLQCSESDAGRQWKLLSSAVIPGESPALWAGVFQVETNPGETVVAMFDISRKRTGYVSGFCITGGECQEQEEPQVLKAAAAVFRDSSITSVAALKSNSWIVLFVGTGTGLLIKVAIDESLKPGCPTVLYNSEEDWTFLPKMLFAPVNPTDIYVAQGNQMIKVPVARCGVYETLGECWSALDPFCGWCVSQSRCSFQHDCSSSDWVSVPGTSPLRDIMSVLMVRSSTGQDITVTAAPNLNGGIRFSCALEKCDSPGPSNCSCSFSSESFPAEGLSLRVTITVQTELLTKDVLLKNCSSITGTPTSALCMECLSAGCVWSLSGDACTWRSASSENSTSAQDVCQNYTSGQNYSTPEIWSLIPERVSLHGACYALITGRNLESVTKILFQGLDCNPKESPVLSRSGNSSFVESLTFHIPSGTKGTVRVCLLTPDAQCHGNAKLSYDSQNASCDLLLDSWFLTLLPHCYKVVLLLAITFYLLKAKPLGNEGENTSARYTSGTS; this is encoded by the exons ATGAACGCTACTTGTCTTGCAGTTATTTTAGTTGTTTGCAAGTACGCTCTCTGTAAAGAGTCACACGTCTTTGATGGAGATGTTGTTAATTTCGCTGTTGGGGTCGATACACTGTTCGTCCTCACAGATACTCAGCTTCACCAGATGCGGCTCGACCTCAATCTAGAGACGCGGAAAGAAATATCAAATGCAACAATTTCAAACAAACTAGAAGTACTAGTTCCTTTCGTCTATAACGGCACCTTGATAACATGTGGATCATACGACTGTGGATACTGTGAAATTCTTGACATAAACAATATTTCCAAGACGATACACAAGGAAACCATCGGCTTTGGAGCATACCCAAGCATCGCGGTCATTATTGGCCATGGAGATGATAAATACTTATTGGTGGGCAAAAATGTAGACAAGTCTAAATATGACTTCAGTGATTCGGTAACATTGCGCAACACAAGAGATGGACAAATTGGGGGAATTTTCTCTAAAACAGATGTCCATGGCACGCCGTTCGCAAGCATTCAGCACATTAGTGAGACAGAAGTTGAGTTTGTCGATTGCTTCCAGCATATTGCGTCCTCACAGGTGTGTCTATTTTTGAATGAAAGGAGGGGTTCCAATTCGACAGTGAAGCTTTTGAGCCTCGACAGTAACTTCACCAAGAACGGAGAATACACCAAAGAGGATATATTTACAACTCTCCAAGGTGCCGTCCTGCAGTGCTCTGAAAGCGACGCAGGCAGACAGTGGAAGCTTCTGTCCTCCGCGGTTATTCCAGGGGAGTCGCCCGCCCTCTGGGCAGGTGTCTTTCAGGTCGAGACGAATCCCGGAGAAACCGTGGTGGCGATGTTCGACATCAGCCGAAAGCGCACAGGATATGTTTCAGGTTTCTGTATCACAGGTGGCGAGTGTCAAGAGCAAGAAGAG CCTCAGGTGCTTAAGGCAGCTGCTGCAGTGTTCAGGGACAGTTCCATCACATCTGTTGCTGCTTTGAAGAGCAACTCCTGGATTGTTCTTTTCGTTGGCACGGGAACTGGACTGCTGATCAAG GTTGCTATAGACGAGTCTCTCAAACCTGGCTGCCCCACTGTGTTGTACAATTCAGAGGAGGATTGGACATTTTTACCCAAAATGCTCTTTGCTCCTGTGAATCCCACAGACATTTATGTGGCTCAGGGAAACCAG atgataaAGGTACCTGTGGCCAGATGTGGTGTGTATGAGACTCTGGGGGAGTGCTGGTCGGCCCTGGACCCCTtctgtggctggtgtgtgtctcagagcaG GTGCTCGTTCCAGCACGACTGTTCCAGCTCTGACTGGGTCTCGGTTCCTGGGACGTCCCCGCTGAGGGACATTATGTCTGTCCTCATGGTCAGAAGCAGCACAGGGCAG GACATCACAGTGACCGCTGCACCCAACCTGAACGGAGGCATCCGTTTCTCATGTGCTTTAGAGAAGTGTGACAGTCCGGGCCCCTCCAACTGCTCCTGCAGCTTCTCTAGTGAGAGCTTccctgctgaag GACTCAGCCTGAGGGTTACCATCACAGTCCAGACGGAGTTGCTCACTAAGGACGTGCTTTTGAAAAACTGCTCCAGCATCACAGGAACGCCAACTTCTGCTTT gtGTATGGAGTGCTTgtctgctgggtgtgtgtggtccctCTCAGGTGATGCTTGTACCTGGAGATCGGCATCCTCAGAGAACTCAACCAGTGCACAG GATGTTTGCCAAAACTACACCTCGGGTCAGAACTACTCG aCACCAGAGATTTGGTCTCTGATACCAGAGAGGGTCTCGCTCCATGGTGCATGCTATGCTCTGATAACTGGAAGGAACCTGGAATCAGTCACAAAGATCCTCTTCCAAGGACTGGACTGCAACCCAAAGGA GTCCCCGGTGTTGTCCCGTTCAGGTAACTCCAGCTTTGTGGAGTCTCTGACATTCCACATTCCGAGCGGAACCAAAGgcacagtgagagtgtgtttgttgacGCCGGATGCCCAATGCCATGGCAACGCCAAACTCTCCTACGATTCCCAGAATGCATCATGTGACCTCCTGCTAGACTCCTGGTTCCTGACTCTTCTTCCTCACTGTTACAAAGTTGTTCTTCTCCTCG CTATTACATTCTACTTGCTGAAGGCAAAGCCCCTTGGTAATGAGGGTGAGAACACATCTGCACGCTACACCAGTGGAACCTCCTAA